In the Streptomyces sp. cg36 genome, one interval contains:
- a CDS encoding ketose-bisphosphate aldolase — protein MPLAQTGALVTEAAAKRRAVAAFNIITLEHAEAVIAGAEAARSPVVLQISENAVKFRYGRVLPLARAAVAAAEAAAVPVALHLDHVKRDDLLRQAADAGFSSVMYDGGQLPYEQNLAATRAAADWAHTQGLWIEAELGEVGGKDGQPPLDAHAPGARTDPEQARAFVAETGVDALAVAIGSVHAMTTRTATLDHALLARLDGALNVPLVLHGSSGVPDEELAAAVAGGMAKINIGTALNLAMTDAIRAYLAANPAAVDARSYLTVGRQAMADTVTRLIGVLAADG, from the coding sequence ATGCCACTCGCCCAGACCGGGGCCCTGGTCACCGAGGCCGCGGCCAAGCGCCGGGCCGTCGCCGCCTTCAACATCATCACGCTGGAGCACGCCGAGGCCGTCATCGCGGGCGCCGAGGCCGCCCGGTCGCCGGTCGTCCTCCAGATCAGCGAGAACGCGGTGAAGTTCCGCTACGGACGGGTCCTGCCGCTCGCCCGGGCCGCCGTCGCCGCGGCCGAGGCCGCCGCCGTGCCCGTCGCGCTCCACCTCGACCACGTCAAGCGCGACGACCTGCTGCGGCAGGCGGCCGACGCCGGGTTCAGCTCGGTGATGTACGACGGGGGCCAGCTCCCGTACGAGCAGAACCTCGCCGCGACCCGGGCCGCCGCCGATTGGGCGCACACCCAGGGCCTGTGGATCGAGGCCGAACTGGGCGAGGTGGGCGGCAAGGACGGACAGCCGCCGCTGGACGCGCACGCGCCCGGCGCCCGCACCGACCCCGAGCAGGCGCGCGCCTTCGTCGCCGAAACCGGTGTCGACGCGCTCGCCGTCGCCATCGGCAGCGTCCACGCGATGACCACCCGCACGGCCACCCTGGACCACGCGCTGCTGGCCCGGCTCGACGGGGCGCTGAACGTGCCGCTGGTGCTCCACGGCTCGTCCGGGGTCCCCGACGAGGAGCTGGCGGCGGCGGTCGCCGGCGGCATGGCCAAGATCAACATCGGTACGGCGCTGAACCTCGCCATGACCGACGCGATCCGCGCGTACCTCGCCGCCAACCCGGCGGCGGTGGACGCCCGCAGCTACCTCACGGTGGGCCGCCAGGCGATGGCCGACACCGTCACCCGGC
- a CDS encoding SIS domain-containing protein, with translation MSHVENELSSQPECWKRAAELAVHHKDALPAPGERVAIVGCGTSLFMAQAVAALRESSGQGETDAFAASEYPLGRGYDRVVALTRSGTTTEVLELLGRVRGQARTTAVTADPDTPVMRAADDVVVLEFADEESVVQTRFATTALTLLRAHLGLHTEQAVADARTALAEPLPEGLVGRGQFTFLGRGWTVGLAQEAALKMREASLSWTEAYPAMEYRHGPISISTGTTATWMFGEAPEGLAEQVRATGAQWVAGHLDPLAELVRAQRLAVAVAAARGLDPDRPRHLTRSVILDGS, from the coding sequence ATGAGCCATGTCGAGAACGAACTCAGCAGCCAGCCCGAGTGCTGGAAGCGGGCCGCCGAGCTGGCGGTGCACCACAAGGACGCGCTCCCGGCGCCGGGGGAGCGGGTCGCGATCGTCGGCTGCGGCACCTCCCTCTTCATGGCGCAGGCCGTCGCCGCGCTGCGGGAGTCCTCGGGCCAGGGCGAGACCGACGCCTTCGCCGCCTCCGAGTACCCCCTGGGCCGCGGCTACGACCGGGTGGTCGCCCTCACCCGCTCCGGCACCACCACCGAGGTCCTGGAGCTGCTCGGCCGGGTGCGCGGCCAGGCCCGCACCACCGCCGTCACCGCCGACCCCGACACCCCGGTGATGCGGGCCGCCGACGACGTCGTGGTGCTGGAGTTCGCGGACGAGGAGTCCGTCGTCCAGACCCGCTTCGCCACCACCGCGCTCACCCTGCTCCGCGCCCACCTCGGGCTCCACACCGAGCAGGCGGTGGCCGACGCGCGCACCGCGCTGGCCGAACCGCTGCCCGAAGGGCTCGTCGGGCGCGGCCAGTTCACGTTCCTGGGGCGCGGCTGGACCGTCGGACTCGCCCAGGAGGCCGCGCTGAAGATGCGCGAGGCGTCGCTCTCCTGGACCGAGGCGTACCCGGCCATGGAGTACCGCCACGGCCCGATCAGCATCTCCACCGGCACCACCGCCACCTGGATGTTCGGCGAGGCGCCCGAAGGACTCGCCGAGCAGGTCCGGGCCACCGGCGCCCAGTGGGTGGCCGGACACCTCGACCCGCTCGCCGAACTGGTGCGGGCCCAGCGCCTGGCCGTCGCCGTGGCCGCCGCCCGGGGCCTGGACCCGGACCGCCCGCGCCACCTCACCCGCTCGGTGATCCTCGACGGCTCCTGA
- a CDS encoding DeoR/GlpR family DNA-binding transcription regulator, which produces MSRDARWQELLELLVEQGRLDVEEAATALGVSAATIRRDFDQLAEQQMLVRTRGGAVVHGVSYELPLRYKTARQASEKQRIAKAVADLIAPGEAVGLTGGTTTTEVARALAVRPELASGSPALTIVTNALNIANELAVRPQFKIVVTGGVARPQSYELTGPLAGGVLNQITMDVAVLGVGAFDVAHGATAHDEDEAGINRLLCERAERVVVAADSTKLGRRTFARICPTGQVGTLVTDSGVPDETVARFTEAGVTVLAV; this is translated from the coding sequence ATGTCGCGCGACGCCCGCTGGCAGGAGCTGCTCGAACTGCTCGTGGAGCAGGGCCGGCTGGACGTCGAGGAGGCGGCGACGGCCCTCGGGGTCTCCGCCGCGACCATCCGCCGCGACTTCGACCAGCTCGCCGAGCAGCAGATGCTGGTGCGGACCCGGGGCGGCGCGGTCGTGCACGGGGTCTCGTACGAGCTGCCGCTGCGGTACAAGACGGCCCGGCAGGCGTCCGAGAAGCAGCGCATCGCGAAGGCGGTGGCCGATCTGATCGCCCCCGGCGAGGCGGTGGGCCTGACCGGCGGCACGACCACCACCGAGGTGGCCCGCGCCCTCGCGGTCCGGCCCGAACTGGCCTCCGGGTCACCGGCGTTGACGATCGTCACCAACGCCCTGAACATCGCCAACGAGCTGGCCGTACGGCCCCAGTTCAAGATCGTGGTGACCGGCGGGGTCGCCCGGCCGCAGTCCTACGAGCTCACCGGGCCGCTGGCCGGGGGCGTACTGAACCAGATCACCATGGACGTGGCGGTGCTCGGGGTCGGCGCGTTCGACGTGGCGCACGGCGCGACCGCGCACGACGAGGACGAGGCGGGCATCAACCGGCTGCTGTGCGAGCGGGCCGAGCGGGTGGTGGTGGCCGCGGACTCGACGAAGCTGGGGCGGCGGACCTTCGCCCGGATCTGCCCCACCGGCCAGGTGGGCACGCTGGTCACGGACAGCGGCGTCCCGGACGAGACGGTCGCGCGGTTCACCGAGGCGGGCGTGACCGTACTGGCCGTCTGA
- a CDS encoding TetR/AcrR family transcriptional regulator, translating into MSTQAATAAARRSKLSPERERELYEAVLDLLREGGYDAVTMEGVAARTKCGKATLYRQWKSKPLLVTAALGNSRCSFFTGIDTGTLAGDLREAARAASRRKGRDSELMEAVGQAYVMHPDLRDSLRDAFLNPEIAALDAMLRRGVERGEVAADNRAIGFVAPAFMGVLRVERLFEDRFAGEDAFLTFLEAVLLPALGLD; encoded by the coding sequence ATGTCGACGCAGGCCGCGACGGCCGCCGCACGCCGCAGCAAGCTCAGCCCCGAGCGGGAGCGGGAGCTGTACGAGGCGGTGCTCGACCTGCTGCGCGAAGGCGGCTACGACGCCGTCACCATGGAGGGCGTCGCCGCCCGCACCAAGTGCGGCAAGGCCACCCTCTACCGGCAGTGGAAGTCGAAGCCCCTCCTGGTCACGGCCGCGCTCGGGAACAGCCGCTGCTCGTTCTTCACCGGCATCGACACCGGGACGCTGGCGGGCGACCTGCGCGAGGCGGCCCGCGCGGCCTCCCGCCGCAAGGGCCGCGACTCCGAGCTGATGGAGGCCGTCGGCCAGGCGTATGTGATGCACCCCGACCTGCGCGACTCGCTGCGCGACGCCTTCCTGAACCCGGAGATCGCCGCGCTCGACGCGATGCTGCGGCGCGGCGTCGAGCGCGGCGAGGTGGCGGCGGACAACCGCGCCATCGGGTTCGTGGCCCCCGCGTTCATGGGCGTCCTGCGGGTGGAGCGCCTCTTCGAGGACCGTTTCGCCGGGGAGGACGCGTTCCTGACGTTCCTGGAGGCGGTCCTGCTCCCGGCGCTCGGCCTGGACTGA
- a CDS encoding phosphatase PAP2 family protein encodes MAAGIRPGTRRPTGPETTGTPRPPLVRELLLVTALFVVYKFGRRLANGHETRAFHNADRVWDWERALHLPGEGAVQSLLLHDETLVRVANTFYATVHFPATIAFLVWLYVRRPAHYLWSRRVLALVTTAALALHILLPLAPPRMLASAGLVDTAQVYGPSVYAATPDTDTMANQFAAMPSLHFGWALMVAIGLITAVRGRWRWLWLLHPVLTLLVIVGTANHYWLDALVATALLGAALFLVPRPERVRDGRTVAVRVHRAPAPRPDAAPETAHAPESALTSGRTGLVSESADAPVLAEALR; translated from the coding sequence ATGGCTGCCGGTATACGTCCAGGGACCCGCCGTCCCACTGGACCGGAGACGACCGGTACCCCCCGGCCGCCCCTGGTGCGCGAGCTGCTGCTCGTGACCGCGCTCTTCGTCGTGTACAAGTTCGGCCGCCGGCTGGCGAACGGGCACGAGACCCGCGCCTTCCACAACGCCGACCGCGTCTGGGACTGGGAGCGCGCGCTGCACCTGCCCGGCGAGGGCGCGGTGCAGAGCCTCCTGCTCCACGACGAGACGCTGGTCCGCGTCGCCAACACCTTCTACGCCACCGTCCACTTCCCCGCGACGATCGCGTTCCTGGTCTGGCTGTACGTGCGCCGCCCCGCCCACTACCTCTGGTCCCGCCGGGTCCTGGCCCTGGTGACCACGGCCGCGCTCGCCCTGCACATCCTGCTGCCGCTGGCGCCGCCCCGGATGCTGGCCTCGGCCGGGCTCGTGGACACCGCGCAGGTGTACGGGCCGTCGGTGTACGCGGCGACGCCCGACACCGACACCATGGCCAACCAGTTCGCGGCGATGCCCTCGCTGCACTTCGGCTGGGCGCTGATGGTGGCGATCGGCCTGATCACCGCGGTCAGGGGCCGCTGGCGGTGGCTGTGGCTGCTGCACCCGGTGCTCACCCTGCTGGTGATCGTCGGCACCGCCAACCACTACTGGCTGGACGCGCTCGTGGCGACCGCGCTGCTCGGCGCCGCCCTCTTCCTCGTGCCGCGCCCGGAGCGGGTGCGCGACGGCCGCACCGTCGCCGTACGGGTGCACCGCGCCCCCGCGCCCCGGCCCGACGCGGCCCCCGAAACCGCCCATGCCCCGGAATCCGCCCTGACCTCCGGGCGCACGGGCCTCGTCTCCGAATCCGCCGACGCACCCGTGCTCGCGGAGGCGCTGCGATGA
- a CDS encoding DMT family transporter: MNESAFLAVLLSLGSAAGYALAAVAQSRLAAADGGGGLAALLARPQWWWAVGLNAAGALTHVAALHYGPLTLVQPLGALTLVAALPIGAYYQHRRVTRREWRGAAWTLAGLTALIAVTGPATPGDALSLREGLAVAAATALLIAAASRAGAGSGRVGLGHATASGVASGVASALTQTVTASLARELPGGPMAWWQTALLALIVAAFAVGGLLLSQAAFRGGLAAPLAVVNLANPAAAAVIGVALLGERFHGGPLGWLTAAAAAAVAARGVLMLTGAEPPQVPAPRAPEPARVPV; the protein is encoded by the coding sequence ATGAACGAGTCCGCCTTCCTCGCCGTCCTGCTCTCGCTCGGCTCGGCCGCCGGGTACGCGCTCGCGGCCGTCGCCCAGTCCCGGCTGGCCGCCGCCGACGGGGGCGGCGGACTGGCCGCCCTGCTGGCCCGGCCCCAGTGGTGGTGGGCCGTCGGGCTCAACGCGGCCGGCGCCCTGACGCACGTGGCCGCGCTGCACTACGGACCGCTCACCCTGGTGCAGCCGCTGGGCGCGCTCACGCTGGTCGCGGCGCTGCCCATCGGCGCGTACTACCAGCACCGCCGGGTCACCCGGCGCGAGTGGCGCGGCGCCGCCTGGACGCTGGCGGGGCTCACCGCCCTGATCGCCGTGACCGGGCCCGCGACGCCCGGCGACGCGCTCAGCCTGCGCGAGGGGCTCGCCGTCGCGGCGGCCACCGCGCTGCTGATCGCGGCGGCCTCCCGGGCCGGGGCGGGCTCGGGCCGCGTCGGCCTCGGCCACGCGACCGCCTCCGGTGTCGCCTCGGGCGTGGCCTCCGCGCTCACCCAGACCGTCACCGCCTCGCTCGCCCGGGAACTGCCGGGCGGGCCGATGGCCTGGTGGCAGACGGCGCTGCTGGCCCTGATCGTGGCGGCGTTCGCGGTGGGCGGGCTGCTGCTGTCGCAGGCCGCCTTCCGCGGCGGACTGGCCGCGCCGCTGGCCGTGGTGAACCTGGCCAACCCGGCCGCCGCCGCCGTCATCGGCGTGGCCCTGCTCGGCGAGCGCTTCCACGGCGGACCGCTGGGCTGGCTCACGGCGGCGGCAGCGGCGGCGGTGGCCGCGCGCGGTGTGCTCATGCTGACCGGCGCGGAGCCCCCGCAGGTCCCGGCCCCGCGCGCCCCGGAGCCGGCCCGCGTGCCGGTCTGA
- a CDS encoding TIM-barrel domain-containing protein, whose product MTAFSGRDGTYEIAAGALKARAEFFADDTLRLQASPDGVLADPPGSRMIQHRPTPQRGTRSFDAGTYYGVRAKGTVLRVYKKPLRFGLYKADNRTPIWQEADPLRWTGGGLRQSLARGADEQFFGGGEQNGSFSHRDQVMNVGNNTNWNEGGWNNSQPFYVSSAGYGVFRNTMTPGVYDFGPRVRTGQQERRLDAYYFTGDVKSVIGKYTSLVGKPFMPPVYGLEPGDSDCYLHNANRGERHTLDALKVADGYTQNQMPLGWMLVNDGYGCGYENLAETGQGLNAHNAQLGLWTQDGLDKLADQVKAGQRVAKLDVAWVGNGYGFALDGCDKAKAGIEDNSDARGFVWLPVSWAGAQRCGVLWSGDQKLSWDYIRWQIPTYAGATLSGIAYNTGDVGSIYGHDPKMYARDLQWKAFLPAIMTMDGWSSDLTTKKPHDQQPWLDGEPYTSINRKYLQLKERLIPYMYGLSKEATKTGVGAVRPLSLEYPDDPNTLGANAKYEFLAGPDFLVAPVYSDTEVRDGIYLPKGTWTDYWTGKTYQGPTTVNGYKAPLDTLPLFVRGGSIVPMWPKGTLSWQTRDKGELDYDIYPQTGKSSYTLYEDDGVTRQFAQGASATQKVQVHTAGRASVIQVGPSVGSYSGKPATRAYRFTVHAKSAPGVVTAGGERLRHYGSAQELAAAGQGWFYDAATGVTEVKTASIATSRGFAVTLG is encoded by the coding sequence CTGACCGCCTTCTCGGGGCGCGACGGGACGTACGAGATCGCGGCGGGCGCCCTCAAGGCGCGCGCCGAGTTCTTCGCCGACGACACCCTGCGCCTCCAGGCGTCGCCGGACGGCGTCCTCGCCGACCCGCCCGGCAGCCGGATGATCCAGCACCGGCCCACGCCCCAGCGCGGCACCCGCTCCTTCGACGCCGGCACCTACTACGGCGTCCGCGCCAAGGGCACGGTCCTGCGCGTCTACAAGAAGCCGCTGCGGTTCGGCCTCTACAAGGCCGACAACCGCACCCCCATCTGGCAGGAGGCCGACCCGCTGCGCTGGACCGGCGGCGGGCTGCGCCAGAGCCTCGCGCGCGGCGCCGACGAGCAGTTCTTCGGCGGCGGCGAGCAGAACGGCAGCTTCTCGCACCGCGACCAGGTGATGAACGTCGGCAACAACACCAACTGGAACGAGGGCGGCTGGAACAACTCCCAGCCGTTCTACGTCTCCTCGGCGGGCTACGGCGTCTTCCGCAACACCATGACGCCCGGCGTCTACGACTTCGGGCCCCGGGTCCGCACCGGCCAGCAGGAACGGCGCCTGGACGCCTACTACTTCACCGGTGACGTGAAGTCCGTGATCGGCAAGTACACCTCCCTGGTGGGCAAGCCGTTCATGCCGCCGGTCTACGGCCTCGAACCCGGCGACTCCGACTGCTACCTGCACAACGCCAACCGGGGCGAGCGCCACACCCTGGACGCGCTCAAGGTCGCCGACGGCTACACCCAGAACCAGATGCCGCTCGGCTGGATGCTCGTCAACGACGGCTACGGCTGCGGCTACGAGAACCTCGCCGAGACCGGTCAGGGCCTGAACGCGCACAACGCCCAGCTGGGGCTGTGGACCCAGGACGGCCTCGACAAGCTCGCCGACCAGGTCAAGGCGGGCCAGCGGGTCGCCAAGCTGGACGTGGCCTGGGTCGGCAACGGCTACGGCTTCGCCCTCGACGGCTGCGACAAGGCGAAGGCCGGGATCGAGGACAACAGCGACGCCCGCGGCTTCGTCTGGCTGCCGGTCTCCTGGGCGGGCGCCCAGCGCTGCGGCGTCCTGTGGAGCGGCGACCAGAAGCTGAGCTGGGACTACATCCGCTGGCAGATCCCCACCTACGCGGGCGCCACGCTCTCCGGCATCGCCTACAACACCGGTGACGTGGGCAGCATCTACGGCCACGACCCGAAGATGTACGCCCGCGACCTCCAGTGGAAGGCGTTCCTGCCCGCCATCATGACCATGGACGGCTGGTCGAGCGACCTCACCACCAAGAAGCCGCACGACCAGCAGCCCTGGCTGGACGGCGAGCCGTACACCTCCATCAACCGCAAGTACCTCCAGCTCAAGGAGCGGCTCATCCCGTACATGTACGGGCTCTCCAAGGAGGCCACGAAGACCGGCGTCGGCGCGGTCCGGCCGCTCTCCCTGGAGTACCCGGACGACCCCAACACCCTGGGTGCGAACGCCAAGTACGAGTTCCTGGCGGGCCCCGACTTCCTGGTCGCCCCGGTCTACAGCGACACCGAGGTGCGCGACGGCATCTACCTGCCGAAGGGCACCTGGACGGACTACTGGACCGGCAAGACCTACCAGGGGCCGACCACGGTCAACGGCTACAAGGCGCCGCTCGACACCCTCCCGCTGTTCGTCCGGGGCGGCTCGATCGTCCCGATGTGGCCCAAGGGCACGCTGTCCTGGCAGACCCGCGACAAGGGCGAGCTGGACTACGACATCTACCCGCAGACGGGGAAGTCCTCCTACACGCTGTACGAGGACGACGGCGTCACCCGGCAGTTCGCCCAGGGCGCCTCGGCCACCCAGAAGGTCCAGGTCCACACCGCAGGCCGGGCCTCGGTCATCCAGGTCGGCCCGAGCGTGGGCAGCTACAGCGGCAAGCCCGCCACCCGCGCGTACCGCTTCACCGTGCACGCGAAGTCCGCGCCCGGTGTCGTCACGGCGGGCGGTGAGCGGCTGCGCCACTACGGCTCCGCGCAGGAGCTGGCGGCGGCGGGGCAGGGCTGGTTCTACGACGCCGCGACCGGTGTGACGGAGGTGAAGACGGCCTCGATCGCGACCTCGCGCGGCTTCGCGGTCACGCTCGGCTGA
- a CDS encoding SPFH domain-containing protein: protein MADIDRRFGWRHLRSAPTAHIRHHRQGRLVHDGPGLSFWFRPLTAALSEVPVDDRELSMAFHARTADFQDVTVQATVTYRISDPAVAAARLDFSVDPDTGAWRGAPLEQLSTLLTETAQERALDTLARTPLAAALVDGVASVRERIAEGLAAEPRLPATGIEVVAVRVVAVRPEPEVERALRTPAREQIQQEADRATYERRAVAVERERAIAENELASRIELARREEQLVEQRGTNARREAEEDAAADAVRARAEAARTVRLAEAQAEAARTTGEARAEAQAAWLRVHGESTPATLNALTAARLAENLPRIDSLTVSPDVLTGLLARLGRADGERG from the coding sequence ATGGCCGACATCGACCGGCGGTTCGGCTGGCGCCATCTGCGCAGCGCGCCCACCGCCCACATCCGCCACCACCGCCAGGGCAGGCTCGTCCACGACGGCCCGGGACTGAGCTTCTGGTTCCGGCCGCTGACCGCCGCGCTCTCCGAAGTGCCGGTCGACGACCGGGAGTTGTCGATGGCCTTCCACGCCCGCACCGCCGACTTCCAGGACGTCACCGTGCAGGCGACGGTGACCTACCGGATCAGCGACCCGGCCGTCGCCGCCGCCCGGCTCGACTTCTCCGTCGACCCCGACACCGGGGCCTGGCGCGGCGCCCCGCTGGAGCAGCTGTCCACCCTGCTCACCGAGACCGCCCAGGAGCGCGCCCTGGACACCCTGGCGCGCACCCCGCTGGCGGCGGCCCTGGTCGACGGGGTCGCCTCGGTGCGGGAGCGGATCGCCGAGGGCCTCGCGGCCGAGCCCAGGCTGCCCGCCACCGGCATCGAGGTGGTGGCGGTCCGGGTGGTCGCCGTGCGGCCCGAGCCGGAGGTGGAGCGGGCGCTGCGCACCCCCGCCCGCGAGCAGATCCAGCAGGAGGCCGACCGGGCGACCTACGAGCGCCGGGCCGTCGCCGTCGAGCGGGAGCGCGCCATCGCCGAGAACGAACTGGCCAGCCGCATCGAACTGGCCCGCAGGGAAGAGCAGTTGGTCGAGCAGCGCGGCACCAACGCCCGCCGCGAGGCCGAGGAGGACGCGGCGGCCGACGCCGTGCGCGCCCGCGCCGAGGCGGCCCGCACGGTACGGCTCGCCGAGGCGCAGGCCGAGGCGGCGCGCACCACCGGCGAGGCGCGGGCCGAGGCCCAGGCCGCCTGGCTGCGGGTGCACGGCGAGAGCACCCCGGCGACCCTGAACGCGCTGACCGCCGCCCGTCTCGCCGAGAACCTGCCCCGCATCGACAGCCTCACCGTCTCCCCGGACGTCCTGACCGGTCTGCTCGCCAGGCTGGGCCGCGCCGACGGGGAGCGCGGGTGA
- a CDS encoding BTAD domain-containing putative transcriptional regulator produces the protein MKVRLLGSLEITDGHHTFRIPGEKLRAIVAALALSPNRPVSRHDLIDELWGEHLPRNAENSLQGHVARLRRIVESRTGRDGPRGLIQTSGFGYALSLPERDVDAALFTALVRQATAARRVGPERVVRLLTEALALWRGPALVDTGQGMISRLAYTRLTEVRLMAYEHLFDAQLDLGRHREVVTELQQLHTQYPLRERFCEQLITALYRSGRQAEALDAYHRTRQRLSHHLGLEPGDALRARFQDILRREPAAI, from the coding sequence TTGAAAGTTCGTCTGCTCGGATCTCTGGAAATCACCGACGGCCATCACACGTTCCGGATTCCCGGCGAGAAATTACGCGCGATCGTCGCCGCGCTCGCCCTTTCGCCGAACCGGCCGGTCTCACGTCACGATCTCATCGACGAGCTGTGGGGCGAGCACCTGCCCCGCAACGCGGAGAACTCGCTGCAGGGCCATGTGGCCCGGCTGCGCCGCATCGTCGAGTCCCGCACCGGCCGCGACGGGCCGCGCGGCCTGATCCAGACGTCCGGTTTCGGCTATGCGCTCTCCCTGCCCGAACGGGACGTGGACGCCGCCCTGTTCACCGCCCTGGTCCGGCAGGCCACCGCCGCCCGCCGGGTCGGGCCGGAGCGGGTGGTGCGCCTGCTCACCGAGGCGCTGGCGCTGTGGCGCGGGCCCGCGCTGGTCGACACCGGCCAGGGCATGATCAGCCGGCTCGCCTACACCCGGCTCACCGAGGTGCGGCTGATGGCGTACGAGCACCTCTTCGACGCCCAGCTCGACCTGGGCAGGCACCGCGAAGTGGTCACCGAGCTCCAGCAGCTGCACACGCAGTACCCGCTGCGCGAGCGGTTCTGCGAGCAGCTCATCACCGCGCTGTACCGGTCGGGCCGCCAGGCCGAGGCGCTCGACGCCTACCACCGCACCCGGCAGCGCCTCTCGCACCACCTGGGCCTGGAGCCCGGGGACGCGCTGCGCGCCCGCTTCCAGGACATCCTGCGCAGAGAGCCCGCCGCCATCTGA
- a CDS encoding phosphatidylglycerol lysyltransferase domain-containing protein, with product MSVGSFAVDRGDTISGALRAYGDNPSAFLTRGQGNECFTVAGKEGVIPYRARGGYLHQTGGVIAPDDAQEGLLRAFVEFAGEHRRKAVATRLRRPDAELFARCGFTVNQAGSSYSVYLPEFRLAGPRLAELRETVSGAWAAGLTAGEVAHEDIADRIREWGGREGAGPRRVFAGRVGDRVVAYVAYVPVLGSRPGWLHQAARTAPGTAPGALAAVGLEAVRVFSAERAQWLHLGFTPLAGLGAQYEVGTPGRAAARLLRALAGRAGHPSARRLAHQRIWDPHLMQPGYLAWRGRAAAEALGQLLRPARAL from the coding sequence ATGAGCGTCGGCAGCTTCGCCGTGGACCGCGGCGACACGATATCGGGAGCCCTGCGCGCCTACGGCGACAATCCGAGCGCGTTCCTCACGAGGGGCCAGGGAAACGAGTGCTTCACGGTGGCGGGCAAGGAGGGAGTCATTCCCTATCGGGCGCGCGGTGGATATCTCCATCAGACCGGGGGAGTGATAGCCCCGGACGACGCCCAGGAGGGACTGCTGCGGGCTTTCGTGGAATTCGCCGGTGAGCACCGCCGCAAGGCGGTCGCCACCCGGCTGCGCCGCCCCGACGCCGAACTCTTCGCCCGCTGCGGCTTCACGGTGAACCAGGCGGGCTCCTCGTACTCGGTCTACCTGCCCGAATTCCGCCTCGCCGGACCCCGCCTGGCCGAACTGCGCGAGACGGTGTCCGGGGCGTGGGCGGCGGGCCTGACCGCCGGGGAAGTGGCGCACGAGGACATCGCGGACCGGATCCGCGAGTGGGGCGGGCGCGAAGGGGCGGGTCCGCGAAGGGTGTTCGCCGGGCGCGTCGGGGACCGGGTCGTCGCGTACGTCGCGTACGTGCCGGTCCTCGGCTCCCGCCCCGGCTGGCTGCACCAGGCGGCGCGGACGGCGCCGGGTACCGCGCCCGGCGCCCTGGCGGCCGTCGGCCTCGAAGCCGTACGGGTCTTCTCGGCCGAGCGGGCGCAGTGGCTGCACCTCGGGTTCACCCCGCTGGCCGGGCTCGGCGCGCAGTACGAGGTGGGCACGCCGGGCCGGGCGGCGGCCCGGCTGCTGCGGGCGCTGGCCGGCCGTGCCGGGCACCCGTCGGCCCGGCGCCTGGCCCACCAGCGGATCTGGGACCCGCACCTGATGCAGCCCGGCTATCTGGCCTGGCGCGGCCGGGCCGCCGCCGAGGCCCTCGGCCAACTGCTGCGCCCGGCCCGGGCATTGTGA
- a CDS encoding GDSL-type esterase/lipase family protein → MEDADPRCLRPGEARDLLAGPDWRRAVVLSGQEGRLARGAAVPGYRPRVWPDRVARALREARPGLACLLVQARRELVLAEVRSRQLAQAVAFRADLALLACGGPDVRARGFDADVVESELSRILASLKEARCGHTVVVSPPDWAASGQVPAALRDRIRARQRLLVERLNIVTLRHGALYVDLMEQRGTADPAGLWGPQPGRLNSRGHAVAAAAVVRALAARLPG, encoded by the coding sequence ATGGAGGACGCCGATCCGCGCTGTCTGCGGCCGGGCGAGGCCCGGGACCTGCTGGCCGGGCCCGACTGGCGGCGGGCCGTGGTCCTCAGCGGGCAGGAGGGCAGACTCGCCCGGGGCGCCGCCGTCCCCGGCTACCGGCCCCGGGTCTGGCCGGACCGGGTGGCCCGGGCGCTGCGCGAGGCCCGGCCCGGTCTCGCCTGCCTCCTGGTGCAGGCCCGGCGCGAACTCGTGCTCGCCGAGGTCCGCTCCCGCCAGCTCGCCCAGGCGGTCGCCTTCCGGGCCGACCTGGCGCTGCTCGCCTGCGGCGGTCCGGACGTGCGGGCGCGCGGCTTCGACGCGGACGTGGTGGAGAGCGAACTCAGCCGAATTCTGGCCTCGTTGAAAGAGGCACGGTGCGGGCATACGGTGGTGGTCAGCCCGCCGGACTGGGCCGCCTCCGGACAGGTGCCCGCCGCCCTGCGCGACCGGATCCGCGCGCGCCAGCGCCTGCTGGTGGAGCGGCTGAACATAGTGACGCTCCGTCATGGGGCTCTGTACGTCGACCTGATGGAGCAGCGCGGGACGGCCGACCCGGCCGGACTGTGGGGCCCGCAGCCGGGCCGCCTCAACAGCCGGGGCCACGCGGTGGCCGCGGCGGCGGTGGTACGGGCGCTGGCGGCGCGGCTCCCGGGATAG